The following coding sequences are from one Saccharomyces eubayanus strain FM1318 chromosome VII, whole genome shotgun sequence window:
- the HNM1 gene encoding Hnm1p — translation MGTRNDNVSGDYMDPDQSSNTYVHKRDVRVAEEFEPSDDADGKGVVAADGEVHLRKSFSLWSILGVGFGLTNSWFGISASMVAGISSGGPMMIVYGIVIVALISVCIGTSLGELSSAYPHAGGQFWWSLKLAPPKYKRFAAYMCGSFAYAGSVFTSASTTLSVATEVVGMYALMNPNFTPKRWHVFVCFELLHLFLMLFNCYGKSLPLISSSSLYISLLSFFTITITVLACSHGKFNDAKFVFATFYNETGWKNGGIAFIVGLINPAWSFSCLDCATHMAFEVEKPERVIPIAIMGTVAIGFVTSLCYVIAMFFSIKDLDAVLSSTTGAPILDIYNQALNNKSGAIFLGCLVLFTSFGCVIACHTWQARLCWSFSRDNGLPLSRLWSQVNPHTGVPLNAHLMSCAWISLIGLLYLASSTAFQSLITGCIAFLLLSYVIPVICLLAKKRDIAHGPFWLGKFGFFSNIVLLGWTVFSVVFFSFPPVLPVTKDNMNYVCVVIVGYSAYSVLYWRYKGKNEFHAVEETENEQDDFADNFETVEDSREFSLAASDVELETENIRWGEK, via the coding sequence ATGGGTACCCGAAATGATAACGTCTCCGGTGACTACATGGATCCGGATCAGTCTTCCAATACTTACGTGCACAAAAGAGATGTGAGAGTCGCGGAGGAATTCGAGCCATCGGACGATGCGGATGGAAAGGGGGTTGTGGCCGCAGATGGTGAAGTACATTTGAGGAAGTCATTTTCCTTATGGTCGATCCTTGGTGTGGGGTTCGGTCTAACCAACTCCTGGTTCGGTATCTCTGCCTCAATGGTTGCCGGTATATCTTCTGGTGGGCCCATGATGATTGTTTATGGTATAGTAATCGTTGCACTGATATCGGTTTGTATCGGTACTTCGTTGGGTGAATTATCATCCGCGTATCCCCATGCTGGTGGTCAGTTTTGGTGGTCGTTGAAACTAGCCCCtccaaaatataaaagattTGCGGCTTACATGTGTGGTTCCTTTGCCTACGCGGGATCTGTGTTTACAAGTGCTTCGACTACATTGTCTGTTGCGACAGAAGTTGTTGGTATGTACGCGTTAATGAATCCTAATTTTACTCCAAAAAGGTGGCatgtatttgtttgttttgaattGCTACATCTGTTTTTAATGCTGTTCAACTGTTATGGTAAATCATTACCACtaatttcatcttcatcccTATACATATCGCTTTTGTCCTTTTTCACAATTACAATAACAGTTTTGGCATGCTCCCATGGCAAATTTAACGACGcaaagtttgtttttgctACATTCTATAACGAGACTGGCTGGAAAAATGGTGGCATTGCCTTTATCGTTGGTTTGATTAACCCAGCTTGGTCATTTTCATGTCTTGATTGTGCAACTCATATGGCTTTTGAAGTAGAGAAACCGGAAAGAGTCATTCCTATTGCTATCATGGGCACAGTTGCAATCGGTTTTGTTACTTCATTGTGCTATGTTATCGCTATGTTTTTCTCTATCAAAGATCTGGATGCTGTCTTGTCATCCACGACAGGGGCGCCAATTCTGGACATCTACAATCAAGctttgaataataaatcTGGTGCGATTTTCCTTGGTTGCTTGGTTTTGTTTACATCTTTTGGTTGTGTTATTGCCTGTCACACCTGGCAAGCAAGATTGTGTTGGTCATTTTCTAGGGACAATGGTCTCCCATTATCCCGCTTGTGGTCACAAGTCAATCCACATACTGGTGTGCCTTTGAATGCTCATCTGATGTCATGTGCTTGGATATCCTTGATTGGTCTGCTTTACTTGGCCTCTAGTACAGCTTTCCAGTCCTTAATAACAGGTTGTATTgcatttttgttattatccTACGTTATTCCCGTAATATGTTTACTTGCCAAGAAACGTGACATCGCACATGGACCATTCTGGCTCGGCAAATTtggcttcttttcaaacatTGTTCTATTGGGTTGGACTGTTTTTTCtgtagtatttttttccttcccACCAGTTTTACCTGTAACAAAGGATAACATGAACTATGTTTGTGTGGTCATTGTCGGTTATAGTGCGTACTCAGTTCTTTATTGGAGGTACAAGGGTAAGAACGAATTTCATGCCgttgaagaaactgaaaatgAACAAGACGATTTTGCTGATAATTTTGAAACCGTCGAAGACAGCCGTGAGTTTTCTCTTGCGGCCTCTGACGTTGAACTAGAAACTGAAAATATTCGCTGGGGGGAGAAATAA